The genomic segment ACCCGAATGCCCTGTCCATCCCGCCGAACATCACCATGGAGATGCTGCTCGGCTTCTCCAAGGCCGCCACCCGCACCGTCTTCGGCGGCGGCGTGGGCCGCATGGTCAACTTGGCCCGAGCCAACCTGCGCAACATCGGCCCCAGCGTCAAGCACCTCTAAGGCGCAGGCGCATCGGCGCCCCGCAGAACACATACCGGCCCGTAGCTTTCCCCATATCGGCGGGGGAGCACGGGCCGGTTGGTGTAAGCGAAGAGCGAGCGCAGCCCGCGGCTAGGGCACAATAGAGACCATGAGTGTGACAGTGATGGTTGTAGACGATGAGCCGAACATCGTCGAGCTGCTCGATGTATCGCTGAAGTTCCAAGGCTTCACCGTGATCACCGCCTACTCGGGGCCGGCGGCACTCGAGAAGCTCAAAACCGAGCAGGTGGACGCCTTCATCTTGGATGTGATGATGCCGCACATGGACGGCTTCGAGCTGCTGTCTACAATCCGCGCCCAGGGCAATGAGGCCCCGGTCCTCTTCCTTACCGCCAAGGATGAGGTGCCCGATAAAATTCGCGGGCTCACCCTGGGCGCCGATGATTATGTGACCAAACCCTTCTCTCTCGAGGAGGTGGTCACTCGGCTGCGGGTGATCCTGCGCCGTACACAGAGCGGCGATGCGCCCGCGGCCGGCCCACGCGCCGAGCAGCGGCCGGTGCTGCGCTATGCCGACCTAGAGCTGGACGATAACACCCACGAGGTGCGCAAAGCTGGCGAGGTGGTGGAGCTTTCTCCCACCGAGTACAACGTGTTGCACTATCTCATGGACAATCCCGAGATCGTGCTGTCAAAGGCCCAAATCTTAGACGCGGTGTGGAACTACGATTTCGGCGGGGACGGCAACGTGGTGGAGTCCTATATCTCTTACTTACGACGCAAGCTTGATACCGCCGAGCCCCATCTGATTCACACTGTGCGCGGGGTGGGCTACATCTTGCGCGCCCCGAAGGCTTAGGCGCCTCATGGATTCCTCCCACACAGCCGAGGAGAAACAGCCCCGTAGGTGGCGTCGTCCCCAGCGCCTGCCCCTGCGGGTGTCCGTGGTGCTCATCGTGGTCGCCATCATGGGGGTGGGCATGGTTGCCAGCGCTACGGCCGTCAATTCCATCATGCGTAGTTTCGCCTATAACGAGGTGGATGGGCAGCTGGTGGGGGCGGCCAGCGGCTGGGCGCGCAACAGCGAGCTCTATGCGAAGAAGTCCACTCAGCCCCGCCCGCCGTCGAGCTTCTATGTGGAGCAGATTTTCAGCGATGGCACCTCGGTGCGCTATAACGACTCCAATTCCTCGCCCGACCTGTCGATGGTGCGCATCGATGAGGGGCCCTTTACCGTTGGCGCCTCACCCGGTTCGGCGGATCAATCGAAATGGCGAGTGGTGGCGATCAGCGATAATCGCAGCGTCACCGTGGTTGCCCGCTCAGTGGCGGATGAGGAACGGCTCTTGCGTAATCTCCGCACCGCCCAGTGGGGTATCGGGCTGATGGTGTTGGCGATCGCGGCCGGCATCGCCGCGGTGGTGGTGCATCGATCCTTGCAGCCTTTGCGTAATGTGGCCGACACCGCCGAGGCGATCACCAGTGGTGATCTCGACAGGCGTGTGCGCTACACCTCGCAGTCCACCGAGGTGGGCAAGGTGGGCGCGGCGATGAACACCATGCTGGAGCAGCTACAATCCTCGCTCACCACCGCGAGGGACAAAGAAGAGCAGATGCGCCGTTTTGTTGGCGACGCCTCGCACGAGCTGCGCACTCCGCTGACGAGCGTGCGGGGATATGCAGAGCTCTATCAATCGGGGGCGATGGACGATCCCGATCGAGTGGTGGCGAAGATTCGCGAAGAGGCCGATCGGATGAGCGAGCTGGTGGAGGGGCTGCTGGCGCTTGCCCGCGCGGAGGGGATGACACTGAATCTGCGCGAGACTGATCTGACGGAGCTGAGCCAGCGGGTAATCGCCGACTACCGCGAGGCGGACATCACCCTCCAGAGCGACGGCCCAGCCATGGCCACGGTGGATGCCGATAAAATTCGCCAAGTACTGGTCAATCTGCTCAACAATGCGCTCGCCCACGGCGCCGAACCCATCACGGTGCAGGTGCAGGCCACAGCCGAGCACGTGAATCTGAGCGTGGCCGACTGCGGGCCGGGCATGAACGAGCGCGACGCCCAGCACGTATTCGAGCGCTTCTACCGCGCCGATTCTTCCCGCTCCCGCGCCTCGGGCGGCAGTGGGCTGGGGCTGGCGATCGTCTCATCGCTTGTCGACGCCCACCACGGCCACATCAGCCTTCACACCGCCGAGGGGCGCGGCGCGGTCTTTACCGTATGCCTGCCGTGCAGCCCAGACGAGCCTGCGGCCTAGAACAGGTAGCTGACCTCGTAGGGCCCCTCGGAATCCCGCATGGTTTGGCAGGCGAGGCGCTGATCGTCCTCCACGTCATAGTCGCTGAGCACGTCGTTGTTTAGCATGTGTGAGTCCCCACCCTCGAGGGTGCATTGGCAGGCGCCGCATTGACCCATCGTGCACGAGTGGGGCGCCGGGATGCCGGCATCGAGCATGGCTTGAAGCAGGGTAGTCTCGGCGGGCCACTCACAGCTGTAGTCGGTGCCGTCGAGCTCCACGGAGGTGTGTGCCATTGTGTCCTAGCCCTTAGTGGTTGGGGTAGCCGTCGGCGTTCGTGTCGAGCACCGCGCGGAGGGCGGCTGCGGCCTCGTCCAGCTTGGCCTCCTCCGGCTCGGCGATGGCGTTGGCAAAGTTGAAATCGCTCATCGCATTGGTGGGGAAGACGTGAATGTGGGTGTGGGGCACATCGAAACCGGCGATCACGGTGCCGGCCCGCTCGCAGCCGAAGGCCTCAATCTGGGCGCGCCCCACCTGCTGGGCCAGCTCGGTGAGAGAGCGCAGCTCGGGCTGGGGAAGGTCGGTCCACTTATCCACCTCGGTCACCGGAACCACCAGGGTGTGGCCATAGGTGAGAGGGCGGATATCAAGAAAAGCCACCACTCGGTCATCGCGGTAGATGAAGCGGGCGGGAAGTTCTCCGGAAATGATTTTCGTAAAAATGCTGCTCATGCATTCAAGGCTAGACGAGTTGGCGATGCGGGTGTGGCGGCGCGCGAAGTAGGGGATGAAGTGTGTCTCGGCTCGCTACACTAGAGGGCCATGCGCATCTTGGTTATCGGGTCGGGCGCCCGCGAACACGCCCTGCTGCTGGCATTGAGCAAGGACGAATCTGTCAACGAGCTGCATGTGGCCCCTGGGGGCGACGGCATGAGCGATCTCGCGGTGTGTCACCCCGAGTGGCAGGGTGCAGCCATCGATGTGGAAGACGGCGCCCAGATCACCGCTCTCGCTCAGGCACTGGAGGCTGATCTCGTGGTGGTGGGCCCCGAGATCCCGTTGGTGGCGGGGGTGGGTGATGCCCTGCGCGAGGCCGGCATCGCGGTGTTTGGGCCGAGCAAGGCCGCCGCGATGATCGAGGGCTCGAAGGCCTTTGCCAAGGACGTGATGCAGGCTGCGGGCGTGGCCACCGCCACCGCCACCCGCATCGAGTCGGCCGATCACATCGAATCTGTGTTGGATAACTACGGGCCGCACTACGTGATTAAGGATGACGGCCTGGCCGGCGGCAAGGGCGTGGTAGTAACCACCCACCGCGCCGAGGCTGAGGCCCATGCCCGTTCGGTGATCGCAGCCGGCAACCCCGTGTTGGTGGAATCCTTCCTCGACGGGCCCGAGGTATCGCTGTTTTGCTTTGTTGACGGTGAGACCGTGGTCCCGCTCCTGCCGGCGCAGGATCACAAGCGGGCCTTTGACCACGACGAGGGGCCAAACACCGGCGGCATGGGGGCTTATGCCCCGTTGCCATGGCTGCCCGAGGATGCCACCGAACGCATCGTCCGCGAGGTCTGCGAGCCGGTGGCCCGAGAGATGGTCGCGCGCGATTGCCCCTATTCCGGTCTGCTCTATGCCGGCTTGGCCTGGGGCGCTGATGGCCCGGCCGTGGTGGAGTTCAATTGCCGTTTCGGCGATCCAGAAACCCAAGCCGTGCTGGCCCTGCTGAAGACCCCGCTGGCCGAGGTGCTGGCTGCCACAGCGGAGGGGCGACTGGCACAGCTGCCACCGCTGCAGTGGCACGAGGGGGCAGCAGTGACAGTGGTGCTCGCCGCCGAGGGCTATCCAGCTGTGCCGCGGCGAGGCGATGTGATTCATGGTCTGGGGGCCGTGGACTACAGAGGCGAGTCCTATGTGCTGCACGCGGGCACGAAGCGCAACGACTCTGGGGAGTTCGAAGCAGCGGGCGGGCGTGTGCTCAACGCGGTGGCCCGTGGCTCGGATATTGAACAGGCTCGGGCCAAGGCCTATGAGCTGATCGAGTCGCTTGAACTTGCCGGCGGCCACTA from the Corynebacterium ciconiae DSM 44920 genome contains:
- a CDS encoding sensor histidine kinase, which produces MDSSHTAEEKQPRRWRRPQRLPLRVSVVLIVVAIMGVGMVASATAVNSIMRSFAYNEVDGQLVGAASGWARNSELYAKKSTQPRPPSSFYVEQIFSDGTSVRYNDSNSSPDLSMVRIDEGPFTVGASPGSADQSKWRVVAISDNRSVTVVARSVADEERLLRNLRTAQWGIGLMVLAIAAGIAAVVVHRSLQPLRNVADTAEAITSGDLDRRVRYTSQSTEVGKVGAAMNTMLEQLQSSLTTARDKEEQMRRFVGDASHELRTPLTSVRGYAELYQSGAMDDPDRVVAKIREEADRMSELVEGLLALARAEGMTLNLRETDLTELSQRVIADYREADITLQSDGPAMATVDADKIRQVLVNLLNNALAHGAEPITVQVQATAEHVNLSVADCGPGMNERDAQHVFERFYRADSSRSRASGGSGLGLAIVSSLVDAHHGHISLHTAEGRGAVFTVCLPCSPDEPAA
- a CDS encoding HIT family protein; protein product: MSSIFTKIISGELPARFIYRDDRVVAFLDIRPLTYGHTLVVPVTEVDKWTDLPQPELRSLTELAQQVGRAQIEAFGCERAGTVIAGFDVPHTHIHVFPTNAMSDFNFANAIAEPEEAKLDEAAAALRAVLDTNADGYPNH
- a CDS encoding response regulator transcription factor yields the protein METMSVTVMVVDDEPNIVELLDVSLKFQGFTVITAYSGPAALEKLKTEQVDAFILDVMMPHMDGFELLSTIRAQGNEAPVLFLTAKDEVPDKIRGLTLGADDYVTKPFSLEEVVTRLRVILRRTQSGDAPAAGPRAEQRPVLRYADLELDDNTHEVRKAGEVVELSPTEYNVLHYLMDNPEIVLSKAQILDAVWNYDFGGDGNVVESYISYLRRKLDTAEPHLIHTVRGVGYILRAPKA
- the purD gene encoding phosphoribosylamine--glycine ligase; the protein is MRILVIGSGAREHALLLALSKDESVNELHVAPGGDGMSDLAVCHPEWQGAAIDVEDGAQITALAQALEADLVVVGPEIPLVAGVGDALREAGIAVFGPSKAAAMIEGSKAFAKDVMQAAGVATATATRIESADHIESVLDNYGPHYVIKDDGLAGGKGVVVTTHRAEAEAHARSVIAAGNPVLVESFLDGPEVSLFCFVDGETVVPLLPAQDHKRAFDHDEGPNTGGMGAYAPLPWLPEDATERIVREVCEPVAREMVARDCPYSGLLYAGLAWGADGPAVVEFNCRFGDPETQAVLALLKTPLAEVLAATAEGRLAQLPPLQWHEGAAVTVVLAAEGYPAVPRRGDVIHGLGAVDYRGESYVLHAGTKRNDSGEFEAAGGRVLNAVARGSDIEQARAKAYELIESLELAGGHYRSDIAAKAQQGEISI
- a CDS encoding 2Fe-2S iron-sulfur cluster-binding protein, with amino-acid sequence MAHTSVELDGTDYSCEWPAETTLLQAMLDAGIPAPHSCTMGQCGACQCTLEGGDSHMLNNDVLSDYDVEDDQRLACQTMRDSEGPYEVSYLF